In Oscillatoria sp. FACHB-1406, one DNA window encodes the following:
- the rpmF gene encoding 50S ribosomal protein L32, with amino-acid sequence MAVPKKKTSKAKRDQRKANWKRKAALQAKKALSLGKSVLSGRSTGFYYPTNDEEEEEGEE; translated from the coding sequence ATGGCAGTTCCTAAGAAGAAAACCTCCAAAGCCAAACGCGACCAACGTAAAGCAAACTGGAAGCGTAAAGCTGCGCTCCAAGCTAAAAAAGCCCTTTCTCTCGGCAAGTCTGTTTTGAGCGGACGTTCGACGGGCTTCTACTATCCCACCAATGATGAAGAAGAGGAAGAAGGCGAAGAGTAA
- the ctpA gene encoding carboxyl-terminal processing protease CtpA — MGLRGLGKLIGAIALIFLCWLGGMSEAAAFSEAQNIVLESWRIVNRAYIDETFNHQNWWQLREKLLKRPLDNREQAYGTIREMLATLDDPFTRLLEPEQYRSLQVSTSGELSGVGLQIDLDAETGQLEAVSPIAGSPAEAAGIKPLDKIVEIDGLSTKDMALDEAARRMRGKAGTKVSLTIARPGETGRRKFEIVRDRIALNPVYAMLDTTSSSTPIGYVRLAQFSANATQEVAHAIAKLGKQGAQGYILDLRNNPGGLLQAGIEIARLWIDEGTLVYTVNRQGTLGSFEATGNAIADKPLVVLVNQGTASASEILAGALQDNGRAILVGEKTFGKGLIQSLFDLPDDAGLAVTVAKYETPSHQDIHKRGILPDRVVPQEPITLSEAGTSSDKQYLAAVEELGIIDN, encoded by the coding sequence ATGGGTCTACGAGGTTTGGGCAAGCTTATCGGCGCGATCGCGCTGATTTTTCTGTGCTGGCTGGGTGGAATGTCGGAGGCGGCGGCGTTTAGCGAGGCGCAAAATATCGTTCTGGAGTCTTGGCGCATTGTCAATCGAGCCTATATCGACGAAACGTTTAACCATCAGAATTGGTGGCAGTTGCGCGAGAAGTTATTGAAGCGCCCGTTAGACAATCGCGAGCAAGCCTACGGTACGATTCGAGAAATGCTCGCGACGCTGGACGATCCGTTTACGCGCTTGCTGGAACCCGAGCAATATCGCAGTTTGCAGGTGAGTACCTCTGGGGAGTTATCGGGGGTGGGGTTGCAGATCGATTTGGATGCGGAAACGGGGCAGTTGGAGGCGGTTAGCCCGATCGCGGGTTCTCCGGCGGAAGCGGCGGGAATTAAGCCGTTAGATAAGATTGTGGAGATTGACGGGTTGAGTACGAAGGATATGGCGCTGGATGAGGCGGCGCGGCGGATGCGAGGGAAGGCGGGAACGAAGGTGAGTTTGACGATCGCGCGTCCGGGGGAAACGGGGCGGCGCAAGTTCGAGATCGTGCGCGATCGCATCGCTCTCAATCCGGTTTATGCGATGTTGGATACTACCTCGAGTTCGACTCCGATCGGTTACGTGCGTTTGGCTCAGTTTAGCGCCAATGCGACCCAGGAAGTTGCCCACGCGATCGCGAAGCTGGGCAAACAAGGCGCGCAGGGCTATATCCTCGATCTCCGCAACAATCCCGGCGGTTTACTCCAAGCTGGGATCGAAATCGCGCGGTTGTGGATTGATGAGGGGACTTTAGTTTATACGGTCAATCGTCAGGGGACTTTAGGCAGTTTTGAGGCGACGGGAAACGCGATCGCCGATAAACCCCTCGTTGTCCTCGTCAATCAAGGCACTGCCAGCGCTAGCGAAATTTTAGCCGGGGCGCTGCAAGATAACGGCCGAGCGATTCTCGTCGGCGAAAAAACCTTTGGCAAAGGTTTGATTCAATCCCTTTTCGATCTGCCTGACGATGCGGGTTTAGCGGTTACGGTGGCGAAGTACGAAACGCCCAGCCATCAGGATATTCACAAGCGCGGCATTCTTCCCGATCGCGTCGTTCCCCAGGAGCCTATCACCTTATCCGAAGCCGGGACGAGTTCGGATAAACAGTATCTCGCGGCAGTGGAAGAGCTAGGAATAATTGATAATTGA
- the petD gene encoding cytochrome b6-f complex subunit IV, with translation MSIEKKPDLSDPKLRAKIAKGMGHNYYGELAWPNDLLYVFPIVIMGTIALCIGLAVLDPAIVGEAADPFATPLEILPEWYLYPVFQILRILPNKLLGIACMAGIPLGLMFVPFIEGVNKFQNPFRRPVATAVFLFGTAVTIWLGIGAIMPIDKSLTLGLF, from the coding sequence ATGTCAATCGAAAAAAAACCCGATCTAAGCGATCCTAAACTGCGGGCGAAAATCGCCAAAGGGATGGGTCACAACTACTACGGCGAACTGGCTTGGCCTAATGATTTGCTGTATGTATTCCCGATCGTAATCATGGGGACGATTGCCCTGTGTATCGGTCTTGCCGTTCTCGACCCCGCGATTGTGGGCGAAGCTGCCGATCCGTTCGCTACGCCGCTGGAAATTTTGCCGGAATGGTATTTATATCCCGTTTTCCAAATCCTGCGCATTCTTCCTAACAAGTTGTTAGGAATTGCTTGCATGGCTGGAATTCCTTTGGGTTTAATGTTTGTTCCTTTCATTGAAGGGGTTAACAAGTTCCAAAATCCCTTCCGTCGCCCCGTCGCCACTGCTGTGTTCCTGTTCGGAACCGCTGTAACGATTTGGCTCGGTATCGGCGCAATCATGCCGATCGACAAGTCTTTAACCTTGGGTTTGTTCTAA
- a CDS encoding glycosyltransferase family 4 protein has product MLSTQRARLQGILSTFNPLVNREKIPAIAPEPDAKRQINRSPRYAFVFLEILNQEGGIQSYVRDIFQAYLSGEGNARADVFLLRDRADCDNPFNLAPLNFHYFGNRTSWRGRANLLTALFKFLLLHHPDRVFCGHINLAPPIQHLCQLLGIPYTVLTYGKEVWEELNPAKTKALQNAAEIWTISRYSRDRACEMNDIEPSKVKFLPCVVDGSVFTPAPKSPQLVQQYDLEGAKVLMTVARLWSGDRYKGVDVTIRALPEIAKAFPNVKYLVIGRGDDQPRLQQLAQDLGVGDRVVFAGFVPTEALPDHYRLADAYIMPSQEGFGIVYLEAMACGIPALSGDSDGSADPLQDGKVGWRVPHRDSAAVAAACIEILKGEDPRCNGEWLREQCLAKFSKEALARQLQTLLQA; this is encoded by the coding sequence ATGCTCTCAACTCAGCGCGCACGCCTCCAAGGAATTCTCAGTACCTTTAATCCTTTGGTGAATCGAGAGAAAATTCCCGCGATCGCGCCAGAACCAGACGCAAAAAGGCAGATAAATCGTTCCCCTCGCTATGCCTTCGTATTTCTGGAGATTTTGAACCAAGAAGGCGGAATACAATCTTACGTCCGGGATATTTTTCAAGCTTATTTGTCGGGGGAAGGGAACGCGAGGGCGGATGTATTTTTATTGCGCGATCGCGCCGATTGCGATAACCCTTTCAATCTCGCCCCGTTAAACTTCCACTACTTCGGGAACAGGACTTCTTGGCGCGGGCGTGCGAACTTACTGACAGCGCTATTTAAGTTTCTCCTTCTCCATCACCCCGATCGCGTCTTTTGCGGTCATATTAACCTCGCCCCTCCCATTCAACATCTGTGCCAATTGTTAGGAATTCCCTACACGGTCCTCACCTACGGTAAAGAAGTCTGGGAAGAATTAAACCCCGCCAAAACGAAAGCGTTACAAAATGCCGCAGAAATTTGGACGATCAGCCGCTATAGTCGCGATCGCGCCTGCGAAATGAACGACATCGAACCCAGCAAAGTTAAATTCCTGCCCTGCGTCGTTGATGGCAGCGTTTTTACTCCCGCCCCTAAATCGCCGCAATTGGTGCAACAATACGACTTAGAAGGCGCGAAAGTCCTCATGACCGTCGCGCGCTTGTGGTCGGGCGATCGCTACAAAGGCGTTGATGTCACGATTCGCGCCCTCCCCGAAATCGCCAAAGCTTTCCCCAACGTCAAATACCTCGTCATCGGGCGCGGCGACGACCAGCCCAGACTGCAACAACTCGCGCAAGACTTAGGAGTTGGCGATCGCGTCGTCTTCGCTGGATTCGTCCCCACCGAGGCCCTACCCGACCACTATCGCCTTGCCGATGCCTATATCATGCCCTCCCAAGAAGGATTCGGCATCGTCTACCTCGAAGCAATGGCTTGCGGAATTCCCGCCCTCTCCGGCGACAGCGATGGTTCCGCCGATCCCCTCCAAGATGGCAAAGTCGGCTGGCGCGTTCCCCATCGAGATTCCGCCGCTGTCGCCGCCGCTTGTATTGAAATCCTCAAAGGCGAAGATCCTCGCTGCAATGGCGAATGGTTGCGCGAACAATGTTTGGCAAAATTTAGCAAAGAAGCCCTCGCCCGCCAGTTACAAACGCTGCTGCAAGCTTAA
- the petB gene encoding cytochrome b6: MFSKQVTDSKVYQWFDERLEVQALSDDITSKYVPPHVNIFYCLGGITLVCFVIQFATGFAMTFYYKPTVAEAFSSVQYIMNDVNFGWLIRSVHRWSASMMVLMMILHVFRVYLTGGFKKPRELTWVTGVVLAVITVSFGVTGYSLPWDQVGYWAVKIVSGVPSAIPVVGDTIVELLRGGVSVGQGTLTRYYSLHTFVLPWAIAVFMLLHFLMIRKQGISGPL, from the coding sequence ATGTTTTCTAAGCAAGTCACCGATTCAAAAGTTTACCAGTGGTTTGACGAACGCCTAGAAGTTCAGGCGCTTTCCGATGACATCACCAGCAAATACGTTCCTCCCCACGTCAATATTTTCTATTGTCTGGGCGGCATTACGCTAGTTTGCTTCGTCATCCAGTTCGCCACGGGCTTTGCGATGACCTTCTACTACAAACCGACGGTTGCCGAAGCCTTTTCTTCCGTGCAGTACATCATGAACGATGTCAACTTCGGTTGGCTGATTCGTTCCGTTCACCGCTGGTCTGCAAGCATGATGGTGCTGATGATGATCCTGCACGTCTTCCGCGTTTACCTCACCGGCGGTTTCAAAAAACCCCGCGAGTTAACCTGGGTTACGGGTGTTGTCTTAGCCGTTATCACTGTCTCTTTCGGCGTGACGGGCTACTCTCTGCCTTGGGATCAAGTCGGCTACTGGGCGGTTAAAATCGTTTCCGGCGTGCCTTCTGCCATTCCCGTTGTCGGCGACACGATTGTCGAACTGTTGCGCGGTGGCGTAAGCGTCGGTCAAGGAACGCTGACTCGCTACTACAGCTTGCACACCTTCGTCCTCCCTTGGGCGATCGCTGTCTTCATGCTGCTTCACTTCCTGATGATTCGCAAACAAGGAATCTCCGGTCCCCTCTAA
- a CDS encoding YARHG domain-containing protein: MNELLNNRYQIVSTLGRGGFGETFLAEDTYMPSRRHCVIKQLKPLIDNPQIEELIRDRFQREAATLEALGEGHSQIPTLYAYFVEAGQYYLVQEWVEGRTLVSCIQQQGTFSEEATRELLLNLLPILDSIHSRGIIHRDIKPDNIILRQRDGLPVLIDFGAVRETMGTQINSQGNPTSSIVIGTPGYMPSEQAAGRPIFSSDLYSLALTAIYMLTRLVPQQLPMDASTGEIIFPAIAISPNLKAVLERASQSHPRDRFPSARAMLDALQSQASPATQWNPQAATLPPPEEPATAFSPPRAEIPPTLPFPPTTTARKSPIHPSYFIAGGLISGAIAIGFFLFQLLATQRSRTIELNYQSSVASPADNPNYAWLSQRQVVDADLIGKTAFELDIMRNSIFARYGRKFDSPELQAYFNNQAWYKGRYEAATFPDSLLSKLEMQNANYILSYQDKNNLHWIKNKEQSTQKPSPKQAIEDYFNEINNGRYEVAWNQLSPRLSNDRNQHPQGYTSYTDWWKTVDRVDLEDVKIFEEGVEVARLEVRIKYHLKSGRISSNSMRIKLIWDGSSQRWLLDDVKAL; the protein is encoded by the coding sequence ATGAACGAGCTTTTAAACAACCGCTATCAAATTGTTAGCACTTTAGGACGCGGGGGGTTTGGCGAAACGTTTCTCGCAGAAGATACCTATATGCCCTCCCGTCGGCATTGCGTTATCAAACAACTCAAACCGTTGATCGATAACCCGCAAATTGAAGAATTGATTCGGGATCGCTTTCAGAGAGAAGCGGCAACTTTAGAGGCACTGGGAGAAGGACACTCGCAAATTCCAACTTTATATGCCTATTTTGTCGAAGCGGGACAGTATTATTTGGTGCAAGAATGGGTGGAAGGTCGGACTTTAGTCAGTTGCATCCAGCAACAAGGCACTTTTAGCGAAGAGGCAACGCGGGAATTGTTGCTGAATCTGCTGCCGATTCTCGATAGCATTCACAGTCGCGGGATTATTCACCGCGATATTAAACCCGACAATATTATTTTGCGACAGCGAGATGGTTTGCCGGTTTTGATCGATTTTGGGGCAGTACGAGAGACAATGGGAACGCAGATTAATTCCCAAGGCAACCCCACCAGTTCGATTGTTATCGGTACGCCGGGATATATGCCCAGCGAACAAGCAGCGGGACGGCCGATTTTTTCCAGCGATCTTTACAGTTTGGCGCTGACGGCTATTTATATGCTGACGCGGTTAGTGCCGCAACAGTTACCGATGGATGCGAGTACCGGAGAGATTATTTTTCCTGCGATCGCGATTTCGCCGAATCTGAAAGCAGTGCTGGAACGCGCCAGTCAATCGCATCCGCGCGATCGCTTCCCCAGCGCCCGGGCAATGCTTGATGCCCTCCAAAGCCAAGCCTCCCCCGCAACGCAGTGGAACCCCCAGGCAGCCACCCTTCCCCCGCCCGAAGAACCCGCAACAGCCTTTTCTCCTCCGAGGGCAGAAATTCCTCCTACCCTACCTTTCCCGCCTACTACTACCGCTCGTAAATCTCCGATTCACCCCAGTTATTTTATTGCGGGCGGATTAATTAGCGGCGCGATCGCGATCGGATTTTTTCTGTTTCAATTGCTGGCTACGCAGCGATCGAGAACGATTGAATTAAACTATCAAAGTTCGGTGGCTTCTCCTGCTGACAACCCTAATTATGCTTGGCTATCTCAACGCCAAGTTGTCGATGCCGATTTAATCGGAAAAACAGCTTTTGAACTCGACATTATGCGAAACTCGATCTTCGCTCGTTACGGTCGTAAGTTTGACAGTCCCGAATTGCAAGCTTATTTTAACAATCAAGCCTGGTACAAAGGGCGTTACGAAGCTGCCACATTTCCCGATAGCTTGCTCTCAAAATTAGAGATGCAAAATGCCAATTATATCCTGAGCTATCAAGATAAAAACAATCTCCATTGGATTAAGAATAAAGAACAAAGTACCCAAAAGCCATCTCCTAAGCAAGCCATAGAGGACTATTTTAATGAAATTAATAACGGTCGATACGAAGTAGCTTGGAATCAATTATCGCCTCGCCTCAGCAACGATCGAAATCAACACCCTCAAGGCTATACGTCTTACACGGATTGGTGGAAGACAGTCGATCGCGTCGATCTTGAGGATGTTAAAATTTTTGAAGAAGGGGTTGAGGTTGCGCGCTTGGAAGTCCGCATCAAGTATCATCTAAAATCGGGACGAATATCGTCCAATTCAATGCGAATCAAATTAATTTGGGATGGGAGTTCGCAACGATGGCTGCTTGATGATGTTAAAGCGCTGTAA
- the nblS gene encoding two-component system sensor histidine kinase NblS, whose translation MAIIWELTLSPETLLELFRTVQNIIRQWWSEFTLQTRLMAAGTLVVSLVMSGLTFWAVNTIQRDARMNDTRFGRDLGVLLATNVAPAIAEGDLTEVARFSSRFYSNTSSIRYLIYADENGEIFFGIPYSEAMVQNSLTIQRHIELPESYVKTADLPMVRQHIAPDGEVTDVFVPLQHEDKYLGVLAIGINPNPTVVASSNLTRDVTIAVFVSIWTMVILGAVFNALTITQPIKELLVGVKNIAAGNFQQRIDLPLSGELGELICSFNEMAERLERYEEQNIEELTAEKAKLETLMSTIADGAVLLDPQLNAILVNPTARRIFGWENGEAIGKSILHLLPAQVTVKLTRPLYQMVAGEILLPSNAPSPTITEPLKEPEVGEYRITLLEPTKRIVRILLTQVLDRAPFRNSPNDIAGRDSIKGIAMTVQDITREVELNEAKGQFISNVSHELRTPLFNIKSFIETLYEYGEDLTTDERKEFLHTVNHETDRLTRLVNDVLDLSRLESSSTYHLEAVEITRPIEQTLRAHQLNAKDKGIELTHDIEPNLPCVLGHYDLLLQVLANLVGNALKFTTSGGRIAIRAYKIVTNKGARESLAKIRIEVADTGSGIASEDRDAIFERFYRVENRVHTLEGTGLGLSIVRNIMEKHHTQINLVSELGVGTTFWFDLAIPEENG comes from the coding sequence ATGGCTATAATTTGGGAGTTGACACTCTCCCCGGAAACTTTGTTAGAGCTATTCCGTACCGTCCAAAACATTATTCGTCAATGGTGGTCTGAGTTTACCCTACAAACTCGACTCATGGCGGCAGGAACCTTAGTGGTTTCCCTCGTCATGAGCGGTTTGACGTTTTGGGCAGTCAATACAATTCAACGGGATGCGCGCATGAACGATACGCGCTTCGGGCGGGATTTGGGCGTTTTGTTGGCGACGAACGTAGCCCCAGCGATCGCGGAAGGCGATCTGACTGAAGTGGCGCGTTTCTCCAGTCGCTTTTACAGCAATACTTCCAGCATTCGCTATCTGATTTATGCCGATGAAAATGGAGAGATTTTTTTCGGTATTCCTTATTCGGAAGCAATGGTGCAAAACTCCCTCACCATTCAACGCCATATCGAACTGCCGGAAAGCTACGTAAAAACGGCGGATTTGCCGATGGTACGCCAGCATATTGCCCCCGATGGCGAAGTGACCGATGTCTTTGTTCCCTTGCAGCATGAAGACAAGTATTTAGGGGTACTCGCGATCGGCATTAACCCCAATCCGACAGTAGTTGCTTCTTCTAACCTCACCCGCGATGTGACGATTGCTGTCTTTGTTTCGATTTGGACGATGGTGATTTTGGGCGCAGTGTTTAACGCGCTAACAATTACCCAACCGATTAAAGAGTTGCTAGTCGGGGTAAAAAATATTGCGGCGGGAAACTTTCAGCAGCGGATTGATTTGCCCTTAAGTGGTGAGTTGGGCGAGTTGATTTGTAGCTTTAACGAAATGGCGGAGCGATTGGAACGCTACGAGGAGCAGAATATTGAAGAACTCACAGCGGAAAAAGCGAAGCTAGAAACGCTGATGTCTACGATCGCTGATGGTGCGGTCTTGTTAGATCCGCAACTGAATGCCATCTTAGTCAATCCGACAGCACGACGCATTTTTGGCTGGGAGAATGGCGAAGCGATCGGGAAAAGCATTCTCCACTTACTCCCCGCCCAAGTTACCGTAAAACTGACGCGCCCACTCTATCAAATGGTGGCGGGGGAAATCCTATTACCCAGTAACGCGCCCTCGCCGACGATAACCGAACCGCTTAAGGAACCCGAAGTAGGAGAGTATCGGATTACACTCCTCGAACCGACTAAGCGGATCGTTCGCATTTTATTGACACAAGTTCTCGATCGCGCGCCCTTTCGCAATTCGCCTAACGATATCGCAGGACGCGATAGCATTAAAGGGATTGCGATGACCGTACAAGATATCACGCGCGAGGTCGAACTCAACGAGGCAAAAGGTCAGTTTATTAGTAACGTTTCCCACGAATTAAGAACGCCTTTATTTAATATAAAATCGTTTATCGAAACGCTTTATGAATACGGCGAAGATTTAACGACTGACGAACGGAAAGAATTTCTGCATACGGTCAATCACGAAACCGATCGCCTGACGCGCTTAGTTAACGATGTCCTCGATTTATCCCGCTTGGAGTCTTCGAGTACCTATCACTTAGAAGCAGTGGAAATCACGCGCCCGATCGAACAAACTTTGCGCGCTCATCAACTGAATGCTAAAGATAAAGGGATCGAACTTACCCATGACATCGAACCCAATCTTCCCTGCGTTTTAGGGCATTACGATCTGTTGCTGCAAGTGCTAGCCAATTTAGTCGGCAATGCGCTCAAGTTTACGACTTCCGGCGGACGCATCGCGATTCGTGCTTACAAAATAGTGACGAACAAAGGGGCTAGAGAATCGCTCGCGAAAATTCGCATTGAAGTTGCCGATACCGGATCGGGAATTGCCTCCGAAGATCGGGATGCTATTTTTGAGCGCTTTTATCGAGTTGAAAATCGCGTTCATACCCTAGAAGGAACCGGACTCGGACTGTCGATCGTGCGCAATATTATGGAAAAACATCACACTCAAATTAATTTAGTGAGTGAGTTGGGCGTGGGAACGACGTTTTGGTTCGATCTCGCTATCCCGGAGGAGAATGGATAA
- a CDS encoding zinc ribbon domain-containing protein, with product MFAYLRRLIRRFVRKSTYIDREPINKVSIVILILIDIFVLVNVFSGLSSIAAWPLSPDEQLFCYAPYRTYQEEPKKSSLAFQSATIEQKVQQLKNARPNSISRANRLGEESPLCDPYKSRETDLNVPENNTLLTEIDRLRASNSKLEQEITTLQSQYDSALLEKIAGQDRTKSINVAAADKIKSDIEVKKTKISDNKKQLIAKQQQLIQTPSSAAYLALLDNTAEYQNIEKAYNSASFWYPNQQLFLQVLFLLPLIAIAYLLHSTATRRHKGLQSLLSWHLLLIFCIPLLIKFFEFIQFGNIVAALLEVITTLLGGLLFVASYALILVIPLLGFALIKLLQTFVFNSRIQARNRLKNVRCLHCNFKLRLDDEFCPNCGFDQYQDCSNCHEKTYKFVPFCRKCGHSLNDTQPLDEV from the coding sequence ATGTTTGCCTACTTACGAAGACTGATTAGAAGGTTCGTGCGTAAGTCAACTTATATCGATCGCGAACCGATTAATAAAGTTAGCATTGTCATTCTCATCCTTATCGATATTTTTGTTCTAGTTAATGTTTTTAGTGGCTTGTCAAGCATTGCCGCATGGCCCCTATCTCCCGACGAACAATTATTTTGTTACGCTCCCTATCGAACTTATCAGGAAGAACCCAAAAAATCGAGCTTAGCATTTCAGTCTGCAACGATCGAACAAAAAGTTCAACAACTTAAGAATGCTCGCCCAAATTCAATCTCTCGTGCTAATCGCTTGGGTGAAGAATCTCCTTTATGCGATCCCTATAAAAGTCGCGAAACCGATCTCAATGTTCCGGAAAATAATACTTTATTGACCGAGATCGATCGCTTGAGGGCGAGTAACTCGAAACTCGAACAAGAAATTACAACGCTTCAATCTCAATACGATTCTGCTTTACTTGAAAAAATTGCCGGTCAAGATCGAACTAAATCGATTAATGTAGCGGCGGCTGACAAAATCAAGTCAGACATCGAGGTAAAGAAAACTAAAATTTCTGACAATAAAAAGCAACTAATTGCCAAACAACAGCAACTTATTCAAACGCCTTCCTCTGCCGCTTATCTCGCGCTTCTCGATAATACAGCAGAATATCAAAACATCGAAAAAGCGTACAACTCTGCCTCGTTCTGGTATCCCAACCAACAACTGTTTTTGCAAGTTTTATTCCTTTTGCCTCTAATCGCGATCGCGTACCTCTTGCATTCTACAGCGACTCGCCGACATAAAGGCTTGCAATCGCTGTTAAGTTGGCACTTACTCCTGATTTTCTGTATTCCTTTACTGATTAAGTTCTTTGAGTTTATCCAGTTCGGTAATATTGTCGCTGCGCTTCTCGAAGTCATAACAACGCTGTTAGGTGGCTTGCTTTTTGTCGCTAGTTATGCTTTAATCCTCGTCATTCCGCTGCTAGGTTTTGCCTTAATCAAGCTTCTACAAACTTTCGTCTTCAATTCTCGCATTCAAGCGCGAAATCGACTTAAAAATGTCCGCTGTTTGCACTGTAACTTTAAGTTGCGCTTAGACGATGAATTTTGTCCAAACTGCGGCTTCGATCAGTATCAAGATTGCTCGAACTGTCACGAAAAAACGTACAAGTTTGTTCCTTTTTGCAGAAAGTGTGGTCATTCGCTCAACGATACGCAACCGCTGGATGAAGTTTAG
- a CDS encoding glucokinase, protein MLLLAGDIGGTKTILRLVTAEGDRLGKTHCEQSYASGNYPDLVPIVQQFLAEAKGTVGDTLAPEKACFAIAGPVADDRCELTNLSWKLDARRLEADLKIPKASLINDFAAIGYGILGLSDEDLYCLQDVPANEKAPIAVLGAGTGMGQCFLIPAAEGWEVFPTEGGHASFAARNPTEFELVSYIRSKYELNSVSVERIVSGMGITPIYQFLRDTGNFPESEEIGVKVRAWENGDREIDTAALISKAASEGRDPLCQETLKIFIAAYGAEAGNLALKFLAYGGVYIAGGIAAKILPLMQSGEFMENFLAKGRMRSLLEKVPVKIILNPQVGLIGAAMRAENL, encoded by the coding sequence ATGCTTTTACTCGCAGGGGATATTGGGGGAACAAAAACCATTCTTCGTCTCGTGACGGCAGAAGGCGATCGACTCGGAAAGACGCATTGCGAACAAAGTTATGCGAGTGGAAATTATCCCGATCTCGTGCCGATCGTGCAACAATTTTTAGCAGAAGCGAAAGGTACGGTTGGAGATACTTTAGCACCGGAAAAAGCTTGTTTCGCGATCGCGGGCCCGGTTGCGGACGATCGCTGCGAACTGACAAATTTAAGCTGGAAACTGGATGCGCGCAGGCTGGAAGCCGATCTTAAAATTCCGAAAGCTAGCTTAATTAATGATTTTGCCGCCATTGGTTACGGGATTTTGGGCTTAAGCGACGAGGATTTGTATTGCTTGCAAGACGTTCCGGCGAATGAGAAAGCCCCAATCGCGGTTTTGGGGGCGGGAACCGGGATGGGACAATGTTTCCTGATTCCCGCCGCAGAAGGCTGGGAAGTTTTCCCCACCGAAGGCGGACACGCTAGCTTCGCCGCGCGCAATCCGACGGAATTCGAGCTTGTCAGCTATATTCGGAGTAAATACGAGCTTAACAGCGTTTCGGTGGAACGAATCGTCTCTGGTATGGGAATTACCCCCATTTACCAATTTTTGCGCGATACTGGCAACTTTCCAGAGTCGGAGGAGATTGGGGTAAAAGTTCGGGCTTGGGAAAATGGAGATCGCGAAATCGATACCGCCGCATTAATTAGTAAAGCCGCTTCAGAAGGGCGCGATCCTCTGTGTCAGGAAACCTTAAAAATCTTTATTGCTGCTTACGGTGCGGAAGCGGGCAATTTAGCGCTGAAATTTCTGGCTTACGGCGGCGTTTATATTGCGGGTGGGATTGCAGCGAAGATTTTACCGTTGATGCAATCGGGAGAATTCATGGAGAATTTTTTAGCAAAAGGTAGAATGCGATCGCTACTCGAAAAAGTTCCCGTTAAAATCATCCTCAATCCTCAAGTCGGATTAATTGGGGCTGCAATGCGCGCAGAAAACTTGTAA